In Odontesthes bonariensis isolate fOdoBon6 chromosome 20, fOdoBon6.hap1, whole genome shotgun sequence, a genomic segment contains:
- the cyb5a gene encoding cytochrome b5, with amino-acid sequence MGEKGEQSPAGVKYYRLSEIEEQNSFKSTWIIIHNKVYDVTKFLEEHPGGEEVLREQAGGNATESFEDVGHSSDAREMASSMVIGEVHPDDQDKISKPEETLVTTVMEESSWWTNLVIPALAAAIVTLIYRIYTTERE; translated from the exons ATGGGTGAAAAAGGGGAGCAGAGCCCCGCCGGAGTGAAATACTACAGACTGTCAGAGATAGAGGAGCAGAACTCCTTCAAATCTACCTGGATCATCATCCACAACAAAGTCTACGATGTCACCAAGTTTCTGGAGGAG CACCCCGGAGGAGAGGAGGTGCTCAGGGAGCAGGCGGGGGGGAACGCCACCGAGAGCTTCGAGGACGTGGGACATTCCAGCGATGCCAGAGAGATGGCGAGCAGCATGGTGATCGGAGAGGTGCACCCG gACGACCAGGACAAGATCTCCAAACCTGAG GAAACTCTGGTGACCACTGTGATGGAGGAGAgcag CTGGTGGACCAACTTGGTGATCCCTGCACTTGCAGCCGCCATCGTCACGCTGATATACCGCATCTACACCACAGAACGCGAGTGA